The Pseudomonas sp. KU26590 genomic sequence ACCGGATTGCTCGGACGCACTTCGGCGCCCATCTGGCGTTTCGGCGTCACCAGTTGCACTTGAATGGTCTGGGTGGCCGGGAAGATTTTGAACAGCTGGGTCAGGTCGAGCTTGTTGAGCACGTTCGGCGCGCTGCAGGTGAACTGATAGTGGCCGTGAATTTCGCTGTGCTCGTGGTCAGCCGCGTCGCCCTCGGCGTGGTCGTGATCGTCGTCATCCTTGTCGCCGAACAGCGTGCTTTCAACCCGCTGTTTGGTGGCGGTGCATCCTGCCGCTTCCGGAAGACTGAACAGCGCGTGGGGCTTGAGCAGGGTTTCCTTGGCCAGGGCCAGGGTCATCTTGTCTGCGTCGGTCGTCGCCGGATGCTCGAAGCCGACGATGTTCATCGCCGGCGTGTCGAGCTCCAGTTCCAGCGTGCGCCCGTCCAGCGCCATATCCAGCCGCGCGACACCGTGCACGTGCGCGCCGAGGCTGCCGTGCTCATGATCGTGGTCATGTTCATCGGCCGCGTGGGCGACGGCGAGGGGCAGCAAGGCGAAGGGCAGGGCGAGTAGCAAACGACGCATGGGGGAAAGCTCCGGAGGCAGGTCTGAAATTTGTTATGTGATCTTATAACAATGTGTTGCGCGGTTTCTTAACTTTTTCAAGCGACCCTGTCCGATCCTGTGGGACCATGCCGGTCCGCCTTATCAGAGGACACACACCATGCTGCGAATCCGTGGAACCGTCGGCGATCTGCCGGTGGATCTGACTGTGGAAATGGACGACGCCGATTGGGCTCGGCTGGGCATTCAGCTGGGCGCGCAGGTTCAGGAAACGTCGGCGCCAACGGATACGTCCGTCAAGCCTGCGGCCAGTCGCAATGATGCTGTCTGGGACATCGCTCAGGAGCTGCTACGCAAAGCAGGTCACCTGACCGGGCCGGATCTGCTCGGTCAGCTCGAAGGTCTGTCGGGCAGCACCGCTGCGGGCAAACGCCTGATGGTGCGCATGCGTCACAGCGCCAATGTCAAAGTGGAAAGCCAGGGCGACACGCCGGTGTATCGCTGGGTTGAGTGATACACACGGGCGTTTTGGACCCGTGTGGGACCGGCTTTAGCCGGGAAGGCGTCATCCGTCACACCACAAAATTGAGGGTGCTCATGCGGGCCTCTTCCCGGCTAAAGCCGGTCCCACAAGTAAACCGCGTACATTCCTTGGGACTGGCTCGGTCTATCAAAGGACCGGCTTCAGCCGAGAAGGCTAGTAAAGCGCCGCAAACAACCGACGACGATACGTCGTGACCAACGGGTGATCATTGCCCAGCAAGTCGAACACCTGCAGCAGCGTTTTGTGCGGCTGGCCTTCGTTGTAGCTGCGGTTGCGGATGAACAGCTTGAGCAACCCTTCCAGCGCGGCTTCGTATTGCTGACGGGACAATTGCTGGATCGCCAGCTGGTGCGCGGCTTCATCGTCCTGCGGGTTCTGGGCCAGGCGCGATTTCAACTCGGCAACGTCAGGCAGCGCGGCGGCTTCAGCCAGAAACGTCAATTGCGCCTTGGCCCCGGCCAGCGCGGCTTTGTGCTCATCGCTCTTGACCGCGTCCAGCACTGTACGGGCTTCCGTCAGTTCGCCGCGTTCGGCCAGGCAGCGCGCATACAGAATCAGCGCAGCAGCGTTGGTGTTGTCCTCGGCGAGGATGGTTTGCAGAACCGCTTCGGCTTCGGCGAAATGACTCTCGGCAAACATCGCCTGCGCGGTTTTCAGCGGGTCGGCGGCGGCCGGCGGCGGCATCTGCACATGGGGCTCAAGCAGCGCGCGGATTTGCGATTCAGGCTGGGCGCCGGAGAACCCGTCCACCGGCTGACCGTCCTTAAACAGCACCACGGTGGGCAGGCTGCGAATGCCGAAGCGCGCCACGATGTCCTGTTCAGCGTCGCAATCGACCTTGGCCAGCAGCAGTTCGCCCTGATAACTCTCGGTAATCTGCTGCAACAGCGGCATCAGCACCTTGCACGGCGCACACCACTCGGCCCAGAAATCCACCAGCACGGGTTGGTGAAAGGAATTCTCGATGACCATCTGATCGAAAGTGGCGGTGGTCGCATCGAAGATGTACGGCGTTTCCTGGCTCATCGCTGGTCTCGAAGTAAGGCTTGATGGCGCGAACTATAAAGGGCTGGGGGGATTGTCGAAAGCGCGACAGCAGATGTGCGGTTTGCCGATGACCTGTGGGAGCGTGGCTTGTCC encodes the following:
- a CDS encoding DUF2796 domain-containing protein, which gives rise to MRRLLLALPFALLPLAVAHAADEHDHDHEHGSLGAHVHGVARLDMALDGRTLELELDTPAMNIVGFEHPATTDADKMTLALAKETLLKPHALFSLPEAAGCTATKQRVESTLFGDKDDDDHDHAEGDAADHEHSEIHGHYQFTCSAPNVLNKLDLTQLFKIFPATQTIQVQLVTPKRQMGAEVRPSNPVIKF
- the trxA gene encoding thioredoxin: MSQETPYIFDATTATFDQMVIENSFHQPVLVDFWAEWCAPCKVLMPLLQQITESYQGELLLAKVDCDAEQDIVARFGIRSLPTVVLFKDGQPVDGFSGAQPESQIRALLEPHVQMPPPAAADPLKTAQAMFAESHFAEAEAVLQTILAEDNTNAAALILYARCLAERGELTEARTVLDAVKSDEHKAALAGAKAQLTFLAEAAALPDVAELKSRLAQNPQDDEAAHQLAIQQLSRQQYEAALEGLLKLFIRNRSYNEGQPHKTLLQVFDLLGNDHPLVTTYRRRLFAALY